In Pseudomonas lutea, the genomic stretch GGTGCGCAGGGTGGCGAGCAGCACGTCCGGGTCAACCGGATGCACCAGGTAGGCGTCCGCGCCCGCTTCCAGGCCGGTGACGATGTCGCCGGTCTGGATCGACGCCGCCGATACATGCACCACCGGCAACAGCGCCGTGCGTGGAGCCGCGCGTAACTGACGGACGATGTCGAAGCCGCTCATGTCCGGCAGGTTGACGTCCAGAATCAGCGCATCGGGTATTTGCGCTTCGATCATGGCCAGCCCGTCAGTCCCCGTCCCGGCTTCCGACACCCTGAAACCCTGACGCTCCATGCGCCGACGCAACGCGTAGCGCGTAGCGGTGTTGTCATCGACGATCAGTAACCGGGTTTCAGGCTTCATCGGCAAGCTCCTGGGCAAGCGCCAGCGGAATCACCACGTAGAAGGTCGAGCCCACTCCGGGCTCGCTTTCCACACCCACATGACCGCCCAGCAACTCGGCGAAGCGCTTGCACAGCGACAGGCCCAGACCGGTCCCGCGCAGGCGCTTCTGCAGCGGCGAGTCGACCTGAATGAAGTCTTCGAACAAGGCCCCGTGGAGTTCCTGCGGGATACCAATGCCGGTGTCGGTCACCGCAAAGCGCACCGACTGCTCGTTTTCGAGCCGGGCAGAAACCCGCACTTCGCCGCGCTGGGTGAACTTCAAGGAATTGGAAATGAAATTGCGCAGGATCTGGCCGAGTTTCTGATCGTCGGTGTACAGCCTGGGCAGGCCCGCCGGCTGTTCGAATATCAAGTCCACGGCGGACGCGTCGACGATAGGCCGGAACATCCCGCGCAGCGCCGAGAACAGGTCGAACATGTCGAACCAGGCCGGCGAGATGTTGATCCGCCCGGCTTCGATCTTGGCCAGATCCAGCAGATCATCGACCATGTCGCTCAATTCGCGCGCAGCCGTGCTGACAAACGCAACCTGCTTGTGTTGCTCGGGGCTTAGCGGCCCGTCCAGTTCATCGGACAACAAGCTGGCGATGCTGAGAATGGAGCCCAGCGGCGTGCGGAATTCGTGGCTCATGTAGGACAGGAAGCGGCTTTTCAGGTCGGAGGCCTGACGCAACTGGTCCGCCTGGGTGTCAAGCTCGGCATACAGGGCCAGCACGCCCTGATTGGTTTCGTCGAGCTCGGCACGCAAGGAGGCCGATTCAGCGCGCAAGCGTTCCAGCTCGGCGCTGTCCACCTGCGCAGCATGGGCGTTGTTGTCAGTCATCAAGCGTCTCCAGAGCCATCACCAATACCGTTACGTCATCCCTGCCCCGGCAGAAATCGCGATGCAGGACCGCTGCAATGATCGCCGGGTGTCGGTACATCAGACCCGGGTAATCGCGAAGATTCCAACGCGATTGCAGGCCATCACTGAACATGATCAACAGCTGCCCGGTGCAGTCGCCGTAGTCAATCGGCGCGATCTTGCGATACTGAAGGCCGACAATGCCCGGATGGGACGGGATACCCCGTGGCTTGTCGTCACCAATCAGCGTGGCGCCGATGTTGCCGATGCCGGTGAAGCGCAAGGTCCCGGTATTACCGTCAAAGCGCGCCAGGGCAGCAGCGCCGCCACGGCTGCCGCGCATGTCGAAATGCAGGTCCTCGAGCAATGCGCCAGGGTCGGCGAACGGGTTACGAATGAACGCCCGAGCGCCCGCCATGCCCGCCTCCTGCGCTTCAGGACCGTGACCCAGGCCGTCGATCATTAAAATTGACATCTGCCGACCCTTGACCGCCACCTCCCACACGTCCCCGCAGGCGGGGTCGTTGTGCAACGAATGCTGGGTGATGCCCATGCGCAGGTCTTTCACGCGGCTGTTGCGCGGAAAAAACCGCGCCAGCAAGACGCTGCCTCGCGCATCGCTGTGGACGTCGAACACCTGCGCCTGACGCAGCACCGAACCCAGGCCGATGCCCTGGGTGCCGCGTGTGGAAAAACCGTCAGCCATGCACGCCTGCACGTCGAAGCCGTTGCCACGGTCGATGGCGATGAGTTCGACGCCCTGCACCTCGCCCGGCAGCAGGCGTACGTGCAACTCGCCGCTTCGCGCGTGCTTGAGGATGTTGCTCGCCAGCTCGGTCACCACCAGTGCCACACGCCCGCCATCGGTTTCATCGAAGCCTGCCTGCTCGGCGAGCTTCTGCACCGTGCGCCGCGCGTGACCGACGTGACTGGTGTCCTCGATGGGCAAAACCTGCGTGATGTGGCTGTGCAGGCTCAGGTCCATTTGCAGATCATCACGCGCGTACCTGCGCCGGGAGCCGTGTCGAGCTCGAAATCATCGACCAGCCGCCTGGCTCCGGTCAGGCCCAACCCCAGCCCTCCACCGGACGTCCAGCCGTCGGTCAGCGCCAGCTTGAGGTCAGGAATGCCCGGGCCTTCGTCACGAAAGGTCAGACGCAAGCCGACGCGCACGCCTTCATCGACGATCTCCCAGTCCATGTCACCGCCACCGCCGTAGACCATGGTGTTTCGCGCCAGCTCGCTGACCGCCGTTACCAGCTTGGTCAGGTCAATCAGGCGCATGCCGCAGTCCTGTGCCAGCTTGCGCGCGGCCTGACGCGCCAGCACCACATCCTGCTCGATGCGAATCGGTTGAGAGCCGCTGCTGCGCACGCTCATTGGGAATAGGCCCGCTCGCGCAACAGCTTCATGCCGCGCTCGACGTTGAGCGCGGTGCTGACGCCCGGCAGGGTCATGCCCAGTTCGACCAGGGTGATCGCCACGGCCGGCTGCATGCCCACCAGCACGGTCTCGGCGTCCATGATCCGCGACAGCCCGGAAATCATGCCGATCATCCGGCCGATGAATGAATCCACCATGTCCAGCGCCGAGATGTCGATCAACACGCCGCGTGCCGAGGTGCGGCTGATGCGTTCGGACAAATCGTCCTGCAGCGTCAGCGCAAGCTGGTCATGCATGTCCACCTGAATGGTCACGAGCAGAAAGTCGCCCATCTGCAGAATCGGGATGCGCTCCATGGCCTCATACCGCCCTGGTGAGGGTGACGCCCAGACGGCGCAGGGCCAGTGCGAGTGCGTCGGCCAGATTGGCCTTGGTGACGACGCCCTGCAGGTCCAGACCCAGGTGAACGATGGTCTGGGCAATTTGCGGGCGCACGCCGCTGATGATGCAGTCGGCGCCCATCAGGCGGATCGCGGTCACGGTTTTGAGCAGGTGCTGGGCCACGAGGGTATCGACGGTCGGCACACCGGTGATGTCGATGATGGCAATTTCTGCGCCTGTGTCGACGATGCGTTGCAGCAGCGACTCCATCACCACCTGGGTACGTTGGGAGTCGAGGGTGCCGATCATCGGCAGCGCCAATACGCCGTCCCACAGCTTGACCACCGGCGTGGACAGCTCCAGCAGTTCTTCCTGCTGACGCTTGATTACCGCTTCGCGGGATTTCTGGTACGTGCGAATGGTGTGCAGCGCCAAGCCGTCGAGCAGTTCGGAGATTTGGAGCACTTGCTCGGCAATCAGTGCAGGCTGATCGGCAAAGTCACGCTGCAGCTGAGCGAACAGCGGGCCTTTGAGGGCGAAGATGAAGCTGGCGGTCTGTTGAGAATCCTGACCGGCCAGGGCACGCTGGCTGGACAGTTTTTCCAGGAAGTGGCGAACGTCATCCCACTCGGCTGTGGTGATGTTGACGGAGCCGCCCTTGGACAGCGCGGAGGTCAGCAGGCTCAGGAAGTCGGCGACTTGCTGGCGGATTTCCTCGGGTTTGAGGTTGCGTGTTGCGCCGCTGGCTTCAAGATCGGCGTGCCACTGAACGGCCAGTTGGGATTGGGCGTTCTTGATTGAATCAACGGTGGTTTGCTGCATTGCTGCCATAAGGTGTGGCTCCAGTTGTGCGCATCGTCGGCACGGATCGACGTGTGCAGGCCTGTGATAAACGGGCTTCGGGTGAAGTAAAAACAGTGGTACGTAAAGGTATCGGCACGTTACAGCGAGGCGTGAGACAGCAGCACTGCTGGGGCGCCAGGTGACGGACGCGTTAACGGGCGAGAACCGGCAGACGAAATACGCCTGCCAAGAATTAATGTCAAGGTAACATCAGCTGGTTACTGCGTTTTCGATTCCGCACCGCGCCAGGCGTAGTCAGAACACGCTATCGATAACCTGGACATAGATGGAAAACGCGCCCAGCAAGAACCAGAACACCGTGAACAGCCACGGCGTGCGCATGGAGAAGAGGAGGGATTTGCGATAGCCCTTCTCGCTCGACTCGTGCTCGCTGAACAGCGGCGAGTCGTCGTAGGCCAGGCCCATTGCCGGCTGACTGCTGAGCAACTGCGCCTGCTTGAAATGCCAGTGATCGATGATCTCGTAGGCGGCCCTTATTCCGGGCCATGCGTGCATGGAGCTGATCAGCCCGAGCAGTGTCAGGAATGGCGGGACCACCAGGGTGAACATCTTGCCCCACTCGGGGTTCAGGTTAGCCATCGATGAAGCAAATGCGATCACCAGAAAAGACTGGGCGGACAAATAGGCGTTGGTCCGATCGGACAGAATGGCAGTTTCGTACTGAATTTCCTTGCGGTAAAAATCCAGCCGGTCCTTTGGAGAACCGAACAGCATGGCATCGGCCACTTGCGCTTCTGCCGCCTGCTGCTCGGCGGCCGGGTTGCTGCTGGTAATGATGGTCGGCGTATCGATGTCACGGTTCACAAGCAAAGCTCCTGCAAATCAAACGGCAGCGCAGAACGCGTCCGCGCCGCAGATTGATATCTGAACGGGCAGCGCGGCGCGGGTGCCTCTGACCGGATGAACGGCGCATGCAACGCAGCTGACCTCACTTCAAGGAACCCGACGCGCGCGCCATGCAGCGCACGCGGCGTTCCTCCACACGCTGCGCGAACCAGGCAGTGGTCAGCTTGCGCGTGATCTTCGGGCTCTCCAGCACGATGCCCGGCAGTATCGCTCTGGGCCGCGGCTTGCCGGCCGCCTGATCCGCCATGTCGAACACCCGCTGGTACAGCTCGGTATCTTCAAACGCCAGGGTTTCGCCCTTCTCCAATTGACTGCGAATCGTCGTGTTGCGCATGTCCAGACGCGGATACAGGCTGCGAACCGCCAGCTCGGTCTGCCCCAGCGCGGGGCCGAAGCCGTAACTGATCAGGTCGCCATCCAGCGCCAGGCGTTTGCCGGACACCCTCGCCAGAGCGCTCTGAAATGCGGCGTTGCGGCTGGCGTACCAGCCGGCGTTGAAATCGGCAAAGCGGTACAGCGGCTTGTCGTAGCTGACCGGATAACCCAGCAGATGGGCGATGCCGAAATACAGCCCGCCCCGGCGGCTGAAGACTTCATGACGAATCGAACCCTCGACCGGATACGGGTAACCACGGGCCTGGCGCTCGGCGAACTCAATACTGACCTGCATGGGGCCTGCGGTGTGCACCGGGTTGAAGTTGCCAAACAGCGTCCGGCCGAGCGGCACCATGCCGATGAAGTCATCGAAAATTGCGCTCAGGTCTTTTTCAGTGCGCGCTGCGCTGAGCCGTTCGCTATAGGTTTTGCCAGTGGATGAGCGTATGTCCAGCGCGCTGCGGACCAATAGATTGGGAATGTGCGCCTTGCTGGCGCGGCGGTCGATTTCATCCTGAGCGATCTTGCCCATGCCGGGCACGGCGGGGTCGACCTGAAAATTCGACTCCTGCTCGGTCACCGCGACGACGGAGCACAGGTTTTCGACGCTGGGGTCGATCTTCTGCGCCTCAAAGGCCGTTTGGATGTCCTGCGCCCAGGCTTGACGGTCCGCGACGCTGGCAGGTAACAACCGCACAATTTCGCTGCGCACCACGGCAGGCTCCGGAGCGGGTGCCTGATTGCGCTGGGTGCTGCAACCGGCGAGCACTGTCAACAGGATCAGGCTGACAAGGGCCGGGAGATGGCGGTGGAATCCTTTCACTGGCATGACTTCTCGCTGTGTATGCATTAAGTGGCGGGCTATGGACCTCGGCAAACGCTGCTGATTCATTACTCCACCAAATGCGCTCTGCGCCACCTCAAACAACACCAGACCCATCTAACCGCCGCCTATCACCAATGGGACCAGCTTCAGCCGGGAACAGTCGCCCCAAGTGGGACCGGCTTCAGCCGGGAAAGCGTCGGTGGCCACGCTGCAAATAAGCGGTGCGCCCACTGGCCTCTTCCCGGCTAAAGCCAGTCCTACTCAAGCACCGCATATCCCCGTGGGACCGGCTTCAGCCGGGAAAGCGTCGGTGGCCACGCTGCAAAATACAGAGTACGCCCACTGGCCTCTTCCCAGCTAAAGCCAGTCCCACTCAAGCACCGCATATCCCCTTGGGACCGGCTTCAGCCGGGAAGGCGTCTGTGGCCACGCTGCAAATAAGCGGTGCGCCCACTGGCCTCTTCCCGGCTAAAGCCGGTCCCACTTAACCACCGCGTATCCCCGTGGGACCGACTTCAGCCGGGAAAGCGTCGGTGGCCACGCTGCGAAATAAAGGGTGTACGCGCTGGCCTCTTCCCGGCTGAAGCCGGTCCTACTCAAGTGCCGTGTTCCCCAGTAGGACCGGCTTCAGCCGGGAAGCCTATCGCCTTGCAGATCAGCTTTAGCCCCGGGCCCGAATGCGCAATACTCCTCGACCTCAAGCCCTCCATCAAGGAAGCACCCCATGACTCGCACAGCGCTTATCGTAGTCGACATCCAGAACGATTATTTTCCCGGCGGAAAATGGCCCCTGGCGGGCGCCGACGCTGCTGCCGACAACGCTGCAAAAGTCATACAGGCCGCGCGCAATGCCGGCGACCTCGTGGTTTACATCCGGCACGAGGCCGGCAGTGATGACGCCCCCTTCTTCGCGCCGGGCTCCGACGGCGCACAACTGCACCCCAAGGTAGCGCGGCAGGAGCACGAAGCCGAGGTGCTCAAGCATTTCCCCAACTCGTTTCGCGAAACGGGATTGCAGGCATTGCTTGAGGACAAAGGCATCGAGCAATTGGTCATCATCGGCGCCATGAGCCACATGTGCATCGACGCCACTGCCCGTGCGGCGGCAGACCTGGGCTACAAGGTGAAGGTGATCCATGATGCCTGCGCCAGCCGCGATCTGGAATTCGACGGGGCCACCGTACCCGCCGCCCACGTCCATGCTGCGTTCATGTCCGCGCTGGGGTTCGCCTATGCCGAGGTTATAAGCACCGATACGCACCTGGGCTGACGGCGGCAGGTAACCGGTCGCATCGACTGTGGGGGCTGCTGCGCGAAAAGCGCCAGCGCCACTCCTGTTCTTGCCTCAAGGCTCAAAACCGGGCCTTGCCACGCCAACCTGTGTTACAAATCCTGGGCACGCCGGACCACCCAGGCGTCCGTCTGCGCTGCAATGCCTTCCTGAGAGGCCGCACGATAAGGAGAAAACAATGAGCGAAAAGAAAGCCGATATTCTGGTCTGGGGCGCCATGCATGCGTCACTCATGCAAAACCTCGAGCGTGATTTCACCGTACACAAGCGCACTGACATCAACGATGTCGACCAATGGGCCAGGGACCACGGCGCCAAGGTTCGCGGGGTGGTCACCAGCGGCGTGTTCGGCACCGACAACGCCCTTCTGGATCGCCTGCCGAATCTGGAAGTGGTCAATAGCTTTGGCGTCGGCTATGACGCCGTCGACACCGATTACCTGTCGGGCCGAGGCATCAAGCTCAGCAACACCCCGGATGTACTCAACAACGCGGTCGCCGAAACCGCCATGGCGCTGATGCTGTGCGTGTCCCGGCGCATCAGCGAAGCGGAGCGATTTGTGCGGGCGGGTCAGTGGCCCAATGGCAAGTTCCCGCTGGGCAACGATCTGTGCGGCAAGACCTGCGGCATCGTCGGTCTGGGCAAGATCGGCAAGACCATCGCCAAACGCGCCGCCGCGTTCGAGATGAACATCGCCTACTTCCGTCGCGGCAAGCCCTATGACGATGTGCCCTATCAGCACTACGGCGACCTTCGCGAACTGGCTCAGGATTCCGATTACCTGATCGTCATCGTCCCTGGCGGCCCCGACACTCAGCACCTGATCAACGCCGAAGTCCTCAGAGCGCTGGGGCCTCAGTCGTTCCTGATCAACGTGGCGCGCGGCACGGTGGTGGATGAAAAGGCGCTCGTGGCAGCGCTGCTGGCCTCCGAAATTGCCGGTGCTGGCCTGGATGTCTTTGATGACGAGCCCAACGTTCCGGCCGAACTGCTGAAACTGGACAACGTGGTACTCACCCCGCACATCGGCTCCGGCACCTACGAAACCCGTCAGGCCATGGCAGATCTGGTGTTCGCCAACGTCAGCGGTTATTTCAACGACGGCACGCTGGTGACGCCGGTCGAGCTGTAACCGGCGCTTCATGTGCAGGCCTGACGATTGACCGCGTCGGCCTGCATAGCGGCATCCGCAAAAAAGGGTGCTGCCCCGGCGTCCGTGCAAGCCGAGCATCAGCCCTGCCCCGCTCAAGCCAACTTTTCGCGATAATGCCGGTCGAACTGCCCCTAGCCTGGTTGGCTGCCTGCAACCGTACTCACACGATCATGTAAAGCGACATGCAACA encodes the following:
- a CDS encoding STAS domain-containing protein, producing the protein MAAMQQTTVDSIKNAQSQLAVQWHADLEASGATRNLKPEEIRQQVADFLSLLTSALSKGGSVNITTAEWDDVRHFLEKLSSQRALAGQDSQQTASFIFALKGPLFAQLQRDFADQPALIAEQVLQISELLDGLALHTIRTYQKSREAVIKRQQEELLELSTPVVKLWDGVLALPMIGTLDSQRTQVVMESLLQRIVDTGAEIAIIDITGVPTVDTLVAQHLLKTVTAIRLMGADCIISGVRPQIAQTIVHLGLDLQGVVTKANLADALALALRRLGVTLTRAV
- a CDS encoding sensor histidine kinase, translating into MTDNNAHAAQVDSAELERLRAESASLRAELDETNQGVLALYAELDTQADQLRQASDLKSRFLSYMSHEFRTPLGSILSIASLLSDELDGPLSPEQHKQVAFVSTAARELSDMVDDLLDLAKIEAGRINISPAWFDMFDLFSALRGMFRPIVDASAVDLIFEQPAGLPRLYTDDQKLGQILRNFISNSLKFTQRGEVRVSARLENEQSVRFAVTDTGIGIPQELHGALFEDFIQVDSPLQKRLRGTGLGLSLCKRFAELLGGHVGVESEPGVGSTFYVVIPLALAQELADEA
- a CDS encoding STAS domain-containing protein — protein: MERIPILQMGDFLLVTIQVDMHDQLALTLQDDLSERISRTSARGVLIDISALDMVDSFIGRMIGMISGLSRIMDAETVLVGMQPAVAITLVELGMTLPGVSTALNVERGMKLLRERAYSQ
- a CDS encoding DUF1615 domain-containing protein; its protein translation is MPVKGFHRHLPALVSLILLTVLAGCSTQRNQAPAPEPAVVRSEIVRLLPASVADRQAWAQDIQTAFEAQKIDPSVENLCSVVAVTEQESNFQVDPAVPGMGKIAQDEIDRRASKAHIPNLLVRSALDIRSSTGKTYSERLSAARTEKDLSAIFDDFIGMVPLGRTLFGNFNPVHTAGPMQVSIEFAERQARGYPYPVEGSIRHEVFSRRGGLYFGIAHLLGYPVSYDKPLYRFADFNAGWYASRNAAFQSALARVSGKRLALDGDLISYGFGPALGQTELAVRSLYPRLDMRNTTIRSQLEKGETLAFEDTELYQRVFDMADQAAGKPRPRAILPGIVLESPKITRKLTTAWFAQRVEERRVRCMARASGSLK
- a CDS encoding ATP-binding protein, with the translated sequence MDLSLHSHITQVLPIEDTSHVGHARRTVQKLAEQAGFDETDGGRVALVVTELASNILKHARSGELHVRLLPGEVQGVELIAIDRGNGFDVQACMADGFSTRGTQGIGLGSVLRQAQVFDVHSDARGSVLLARFFPRNSRVKDLRMGITQHSLHNDPACGDVWEVAVKGRQMSILMIDGLGHGPEAQEAGMAGARAFIRNPFADPGALLEDLHFDMRGSRGGAAALARFDGNTGTLRFTGIGNIGATLIGDDKPRGIPSHPGIVGLQYRKIAPIDYGDCTGQLLIMFSDGLQSRWNLRDYPGLMYRHPAIIAAVLHRDFCRGRDDVTVLVMALETLDD
- a CDS encoding anti-sigma regulatory factor; the encoded protein is MSVRSSGSQPIRIEQDVVLARQAARKLAQDCGMRLIDLTKLVTAVSELARNTMVYGGGGDMDWEIVDEGVRVGLRLTFRDEGPGIPDLKLALTDGWTSGGGLGLGLTGARRLVDDFELDTAPGAGTRVMICKWT
- a CDS encoding cysteine hydrolase family protein, with the translated sequence MTRTALIVVDIQNDYFPGGKWPLAGADAAADNAAKVIQAARNAGDLVVYIRHEAGSDDAPFFAPGSDGAQLHPKVARQEHEAEVLKHFPNSFRETGLQALLEDKGIEQLVIIGAMSHMCIDATARAAADLGYKVKVIHDACASRDLEFDGATVPAAHVHAAFMSALGFAYAEVISTDTHLG
- a CDS encoding 2-hydroxyacid dehydrogenase yields the protein MSEKKADILVWGAMHASLMQNLERDFTVHKRTDINDVDQWARDHGAKVRGVVTSGVFGTDNALLDRLPNLEVVNSFGVGYDAVDTDYLSGRGIKLSNTPDVLNNAVAETAMALMLCVSRRISEAERFVRAGQWPNGKFPLGNDLCGKTCGIVGLGKIGKTIAKRAAAFEMNIAYFRRGKPYDDVPYQHYGDLRELAQDSDYLIVIVPGGPDTQHLINAEVLRALGPQSFLINVARGTVVDEKALVAALLASEIAGAGLDVFDDEPNVPAELLKLDNVVLTPHIGSGTYETRQAMADLVFANVSGYFNDGTLVTPVEL